A region of the Vibrio tubiashii genome:
ACTTGGAAAGTTTCACCGTTGATATAAGCTTTATTGTCATCTTGCTGATGATATAAAGCGCGAACTCCCGATACTTTACGTAGTGTGCCCGAAGCATCAAGGTGCTCGAAAATCTCTGATGCGGTCAGTAACTCTTCTGGCTCAATAACGTCAAGCTGGTGGCGAGATTGACTGAGCATCGCGCCTAAGAACTGCTTAATATCAGCGTCAGAGCTTAAAGCGTTCTTTAGCATGTTAGCGAGCAAATCTGTATCTGAAGATAAGATTTCGCCATAACTGGCTTGAGGCTTCATATTTGGGTTGTGTAGGTGCACATCGCCCATATCATGCGCCAAGATATAATCGGCAAAGTTACTGAGTAGCTCTTGTTCTTTCGGTGAACGATAGCCAATAGAGTAGCTCATGCTTGGTTCAAGCGTGTCTCCCTCATGAGGGAATCCAGGTGGAATATAAAGAATGTCGCCGGGCTCTAAAATCTCATCAATGATCGCATCAAACCCTTCAATTTGTCTTAACGCACCTGCTTGAATCGACTCTTTGTATTGGCCAACGTCTTTATCGCCAACTCGCCAATGACGTTTACCACTACCTTGAATAATGAACACATCGTATTGGTCGATATGGGGACCAACACCCCCTTTAGGTGCTGAGAAGCAGACCATTAAGTCATCAAACAACCAATTAGGTAACGATTTAAAAGGTTTAATCAATTCAGCGGAACCCAAGTGCCAATGGTTACACGCTTGTACGACCAACTGCCAATGTGACTCATCTAAAGATTCGAAATGAGATTCAGCAAACGGCCCATGTTGCGCTGTCCAATTGTTGTTTTTATTGGTGATGAAGCGTGAATCCACTTCTTCTTCCATTGCGAGGCCAGCTAACTCATCAGGAGAAATAGGATCAATGAAGTCGGTAAGTCCAGCCTTAATGACCGTTGGTTTCTTGTGCCAGAACTCTGCGAGGAAATGCTCAAGATCAAAGCTTAGTTGGTACATGAGCTCTCCAACTTACTTTCTAAATCTGCTTGAACAATCTTGATGGCTTCGAGTGCGACTTTAGGATCAACCTCATTGCTTTCTAAAAGGTAGATAAGATCAACCGCAAGTTTGATTTCATCCGGTGCGTTGTCTAATCCTGAGTTCGACGAAGACATTACTGATTTCTCTCTCTGTAGGTAATTTGCTTTTCTATTTTGAGTTTGGCTTCTTGGCAGCGTTGCAGTCGTTGCTCAGTGGCCATTAGCGCCTGCTGTGCAGATTGTTGCTGAAATGGCGGCGCGTATTGAAGCGCAAGTTCTTTATCGCGTACCATCTCCATTAAGCGTCGCTCCCATTCTTGGTGCTGCGCCAAATGTTGGTAGAGCTCGTTGATCGGCTTTCTGAAATAGCTGCTGTGTTTAGGTTCGTTTTTACGAATAGTTGTGGTGGCAAGTTCACGCTGAATAGCACTCATCTGGGCGAGCAAACGCTCAGTCAGATACTCGGCACGCATAGCCGTCAGCTTTCCTGCATCTTCTTCGCGAATGATACTGTCTAGAGTCGACTGAGTTTCTTTGACGCATGGAACGAGTAATTTGGCTTTACACCGAAACAGTCGCTCGTCAAAAAGGGCAAGGTGGTGCTCACCACGCTGTCGGTCTAAAGCCGCAGCGTTGATGGCGAGTTGTTCAAGCGTTGATTGTAACTGCTTAACTTTACTCATAAATGTGCCTAAAGGTTAACAAACCAAGCTTCGTATGCGAGTTTTACTGCAAGGATACTGACGACCGTAACGAAAACAGGTCGAATGAATTTTGCGCCAAAGCGTATCGCAGAGTGTGCGCCAACAAATGCGCCCGCCATTAAGCACACGCCCATGGTCAAGCCAAGTACCCAATCTATATGACCAAGTATCGCGAAGGTCACTAAAGAAGTGAAGTTGCTGGTGAAATTCATCGCCTTGGCCAAGCCGGAAGCGAGCAAAATATTGAGTCGATACAGTGCCATTGAACTGACTGTCCAAAATGCGCCTGTACCCGGGCCAGCAACACCATCATAGAACCCAAGCGTTAAACCTTGCGCATACTGCTTTTTGTTTAACACAGGGCAAGGTTGCGGGGATTCATTATTCACATTACTTGGCGTTTTGTGCCAAATCGTATAAATCGCTGCAGCAAGAATGACCAGTGGCAATATTTTTTCTAGCCACTGGGTACTGATGAGGTCAACAAACAGAGTACCTAATATGGCACCAATTAAAGTGGCAACAAAAGCACGAAGCCAACATTGGGGTTTAAATAGCTTTTTACGATAGTAGGTAAACGCGGCAGTGGATGATGCAAACGTAGCAGCAAGCTTATTGGTGCCCAACGCAATATGCGGAGGCAATCCCAAAGAGAGCAGAGCCGGGACGGTAAGCATACCGCCGCCACCTGCAACCGCATCGATAAATCCAGCCAAGAAAGCGACCAGTGCCAACACCAACAACATGGTTGGCTCAAAAAGTTCCATATAGTTATTCTTCTTTAATTCTATATATAGAGAGTAGGAATAGGCCTCTAGACCAGTGTTATTCAATAATGCGCTTAAACGGAGGGAGTGAGTCTAGTAACGCGCTGCCGTAACGTTTGGTCACTACTCTTCGATCAAGGATGATGACTTTACCAGAATCCTGCTCTTTACGCAGCAAACGACCGACTGACTGAATCAACTTTTTGCTTGCCTCTGGTACCGTAATTTGCATAAACGGGTTCCCGCCTCGACTTTCAATGTATTCGGCGTGAGCTTGTTCAACCGGGGAAGTAGGAACAGCGAAAGGTATCTTGGTGATAATTAAGTTTTCTAATAGCTCTCCTGGCAAATCTAGCCCTTCAGAGAAGCTCCCAGTACCAAAAAGAACGCTGGTTTTCTGGCACTGAACCAGTGTTTTATGTTTTTTTAGTATTTCTGAGCGAGACTCTTTCCCTTGTACCTGCAAGCCCCATCCTCTTTTTACGAAATCTGTTGAGAGGGCATCGGCCACTTGGTTCATCTGCCAATAAGACGAGAACAGAACGAGGTTTGCCTTATTACTTTCAACCAGATTAGGAAGTTTTTCGATCAACTGCTCGGTAAACTGTGGCGCAGAAGGTTCACAGGACATTTTCGGAATATGTAGCTCTGCTTGGTTTTGATAGTCAAACGGAGAAGCGAGCGCGAGGAATCTAACGCCATCTTCCGCCTTTTCACTCACGCCTGCCTGACGGCAGAAAAAGCTAAAGGAATTAAGTGCTCGCATGGTAGCGGATGTGAGCACGGCTCCTACGCAGCGGCTCCATATTTGTTGGTCAAGCTGCCAACCAACTTCGAGCGGAGAAACATTGACCACAAAATCACCTTCACGCTCTGGGCTTACTTCTAGCCAACGGGCAAGTGGGGCGCCTTTCTCTCTTAATGGCTCTGCCATTAGGTTCCAAACTTGCGCGAGGTTATCCATGCGTTGAATATAGAAGCCTAATTCTGCTAAAGCGGGTTCTGCGAGTCGATTGGCAAGCTCACCATCTTTTACTC
Encoded here:
- a CDS encoding ribosomal protein uL16 3-hydroxylase, yielding MYQLSFDLEHFLAEFWHKKPTVIKAGLTDFIDPISPDELAGLAMEEEVDSRFITNKNNNWTAQHGPFAESHFESLDESHWQLVVQACNHWHLGSAELIKPFKSLPNWLFDDLMVCFSAPKGGVGPHIDQYDVFIIQGSGKRHWRVGDKDVGQYKESIQAGALRQIEGFDAIIDEILEPGDILYIPPGFPHEGDTLEPSMSYSIGYRSPKEQELLSNFADYILAHDMGDVHLHNPNMKPQASYGEILSSDTDLLANMLKNALSSDADIKQFLGAMLSQSRHQLDVIEPEELLTASEIFEHLDASGTLRKVSGVRALYHQQDDNKAYINGETFQVSEKWLLDALCNHEQINIHTFSNLTDEQAVKLLTELVNKGYWYLD
- the rsmS gene encoding pleiotropic regulatory protein RsmS; the protein is MSSSNSGLDNAPDEIKLAVDLIYLLESNEVDPKVALEAIKIVQADLESKLESSCTN
- a CDS encoding primosomal replication protein is translated as MSKVKQLQSTLEQLAINAAALDRQRGEHHLALFDERLFRCKAKLLVPCVKETQSTLDSIIREEDAGKLTAMRAEYLTERLLAQMSAIQRELATTTIRKNEPKHSSYFRKPINELYQHLAQHQEWERRLMEMVRDKELALQYAPPFQQQSAQQALMATEQRLQRCQEAKLKIEKQITYRERNQ
- a CDS encoding sulfite exporter TauE/SafE family protein yields the protein MELFEPTMLLVLALVAFLAGFIDAVAGGGGMLTVPALLSLGLPPHIALGTNKLAATFASSTAAFTYYRKKLFKPQCWLRAFVATLIGAILGTLFVDLISTQWLEKILPLVILAAAIYTIWHKTPSNVNNESPQPCPVLNKKQYAQGLTLGFYDGVAGPGTGAFWTVSSMALYRLNILLASGLAKAMNFTSNFTSLVTFAILGHIDWVLGLTMGVCLMAGAFVGAHSAIRFGAKFIRPVFVTVVSILAVKLAYEAWFVNL